Below is a genomic region from Microbacterium sp. LWO12-1.2.
AACAGGGAAGTCGGGAGCGCTGAGCGCCTGGAACGTGAGGTAGCCGAGCCCCGGCCACGAGAAGACGGTCTCGACGGAGACGCCGCCGCTGATGAGACCGCCGATGGCGAGGAAGATCAGCGTGACCGTCGGCAGCAACGCGTTCGGAACGGCGTGCACGCGACGCACACGATCCTCGTTCAGACCCTTCGCACGTGCCGTGACGAGGTAGTCGGCCGTCATCTCCTCCAGCAGCGAGGCGCGCATGACCAGGAGGTACTGCGCGTAGACGACGGCGGCCATGGTGATCGCGGGCAGGACGAGATGGTGCGCCACATCGAGCACGTAGGCGAGGCCCTCCAGGTTCGCGCCCGCCGTCACCATGCCGCCCGTGGGGAACCAGTGGAGCGTGCCGGCGAACAGGAGCAGCAGGAGCAGTCCGAACCAGAAGGTGGGCACCGACCACAGGGTCAGCGCGATCCCGGTGTGCACACGATCGAAGAGGCTGCCGCGCCGCCACGCTGCGCGCTGTCCGAGCCACAGCCCGAGCGCGAGCGAGATCGCGAACGCGGTTCCGGTGAGGAGGAGCGTCGGTCCCATCCGATCGAGGATCAGTCGGGAGACCTCCTCGTTGTTCGTGTAGGAGTACCCGAGATCGCCGCGGAGCAGATCCGTGAGGTAGCGCCAGAACTGGTTCGGCAGCGGTTGATCCAGTCCCAGCTCACGGCGGATGGCCTCCAGCTGGTCGACACTCACCCGACGACCGTGCGTCAGAGAGCGCACCGGGTCTCCCGGCAGGATGCGGAAGGCGAAGAAGCCGAGGACGATCACCATCAGCAGCGAGACGAGCGCTCCCCCGGCCTTGCCGAGTGTGTATCGCGCCCAGGATGTCCCCCGGCGCGGCTCGTCGATGTCGACGGCGGGCGCCCCGGAGGGGACGAGCGTGTCGCCCCCTCCGGTCACCACGTTGTCGCTCATGCGGACTACTCCCGGTCGCCGGCCTGCGAGCGGCGGCGGCTCAGCACGATCCCGCCGCCCACGAGCGCTGCGGCGGCGACGCCTCCTGCAATCCACCATCCGGTCGCTCCGCCATCGGCGGCAGCACCATCACCGGTCCCTGCCCCGTCGACCGGGGTCAGCGAGTAGACGCCCCATGGCCCGTTCTGACGGAGCAGTACCCCGCCCTCGGCCGGCTGCAGCTGCGCGTCGGTGAAGCGGTCGGAGCGGTACGCCTGGAAGCGCGCGTCGAAGAACATCACGTTGTTGACCGCTGCGTCGTACTTCAGCTGCTGCATCTCCAGGATCAGCGCAGCACGCTTCTCGGGATCGGTCTCGGAGTGCTGCTGGGCGTAGAGCTCATCGAACGCGGGATCGCACCAGTTCGACTCGCTGGTCGCCCCGGATCCATCCGCATTGGGGCGGGAGCTGCAGAGGTTGATCGACATCATGAAGTCGGGATCGGGCCCCATCCCCCACCCGGTGAAGTACATGTCGTACCGCCCGAGCACCGATTCGTCGTTGACCTGTGCGTCCGAGAGCATCGAGACGGTGGTCTTGATGCCGATCTCCTCGAGCCAGGGGCCGATGAAGTCTGCCGCCTGCTGGCTGTTCGAGCTCGAGGATCGCCCCATGATGCGCAGGTCGATCGGGTTGCCCGACTTGTCGAGCCGCACGCCGTCAGCGCCGCGCTCGTACCCGGCCTCGTCGAGCATCCGGTTCGCCTCGTCGGGGTCGTAGGCGAGCGGGAGCTCTTCGGGGGCGATGTTCCAGTGGAACGTCGGGTACCGCGGCGGGACCGTGCCCGTACCCGGATCGCCGAGCCCCTGCAGGATCTTGGCACGCAGGGTCTCGTTGTCGATCGCCCGCACGATGGCCTGCCGCACGACCTTGTCGTGCAGGACCGGGTTGCCGTCTCCGAGGTCGTTGCCGTCGATGTCCTTCGCGCCGGGGTTGATGGCCAGCGCCGAGAAAGAGTTGCCCTTCGCCGAGATCGTGGTGATGCCCTCGACCCCGTCGAGCGAATCGAACTGGGCGATCGTGAGGCCGTCGACCAGATCGACCTCACCGGTCTTGAGCGCCTGCACCGCGGCATCCGAGCTCTTGTAGGGAACCCAGACAAGTGAGCCGATCTTGGCTTCGCCGTGCCGGTAGTGGGGGTTCGCCGTCATCGTGACGCCGTTCGTCTTCGACGATTCGGTGATGATGAACGGTCCGGAACCCACGGTGTCGGCATCATTCTCGTACGCGGCGGGATCGTCGAGCTCCGCCCACACGTGGCGGGGCACGATGGGCAGGTCGGCGCCGGGGTTCGGCGCCTGCGGGTTCTCCATCGTCATGACGACGGTCAGCTCGTCGGGCGCCTCGATGCTCTCGATGTTCTCGACGAGCGACCCCTTGGCCATCTTGAGCGCGTCGTTGTCCTGGATCGCCTCGATCGTCCAGATCACGTCATCGGCGACGATCGGCTCACCATCCGACCACATCGCGTCGGGCTCGAGATGGAAGGTCCATTCGGTCCCGTCGGCGTTCGCCTCCCACGACTCGGCGATCGCCGGGTACTCGCTGTTGTCCTCAGCGGCCCAGGCGACGAGGGGCTCGTACTGGTACATGAGGATCGAGTCGCTCGTGGAGAGTACGGAGAGGAACGGATTCAGGGTCTCGACATCGCCCGTGAGCGAGATCCGCGCCTGCGCACCCTCTTCTTCGGCCGCTGCTGCTCCTGCGCCCGCGACCGTGCCGCCGAACACGATCGCTCCGGCGCCGATCAGGGCCATGCACCGACGGCTCGCGCGGACGGATCGTCGTCCCCGACTGTCCCAGTGTGACTGCATCAACATCCACTCCTTTGTGTTATGTCTCGTAAGTGTGAGCGCGTGAGGAATACAGATTCCGTCGACCCGGTCGAACTCTAACCAGACAACAGGCATCGATGACCAAGTTCCCTCACTTATGGGGGGTCACGCAGGACTGCGATTGCGTTTTTATGATTCATAAGACGGAACGCACAAAGGAGTCCCATGTCGCACCCGAGCACCGCCTCACGTCTGAGTGCCGCCGAGCTGTGCGCCCGACTAATCCGCTTCGACACGTCGAACTACGGTGACGGGCGCAGCGCCGGTGAACACGACATCGCGTCGTGGATCCACAGCGCGCTGAAGCACGCCGGCTACGCGGCACAGATCGTCGGCCCCGAACCTGCGCGCGCCTCGGTGGTGCTGCGGGTGCCCGGCGAAGACCGCACCCTCCCCGCGCTGCTCGTCCATGCGCACACCGACGTCGTCCCCGTCGAGCCGTCGCAGTGGTCCGTCCCCGCATTCGCCGGCCACATCGCTGACGGCTACGTGTGGGGTCGAGGCGCCACCGACATGAAGGACATGGTCGCGAGCGTCCTGCGCACGCTGTTGAACTGGGCAGAGAACGACATCCGACCGCAGCGCGACATCGTGGTGGCCTTCGTCGCCGACGAGGAATCGGGTGGCGAGCATGGAGCCACGTGGCTGGTCCGGAACATGCCGGAGTTCTTCACCGGGGTCGAGGTCGCGATCGGCGAGTCCGGGGGCGACGCGACCGAACTCGTGTCGAACGACGGCACCCCGCTGCGGGTCTATCCCATCGCCACCGGCGAGCGCGGAACGCTGCAGCTGCGCATCCACGCACGAGGGACCGGGGGTCACGGGTCGCGTCCGCAGGCGGACCAGGCCCTCACCCGTGTCATCGACACCTGTCAGCGCATCAACGCCTACCGATGGCCGCTCCGACTCACCGACACCGTCAGGGAGTACATCGCGACAATCGATCACGCGCTCGGCAACGAACCGCGGCTCGACACCGACGCCGGGATCGCTGCGTCGATCCGCCGGTTGGGTCCCGCCGGGGAGGTCGCCGAGGCCATCACCCGCTGCACGGCGACGACGACCGTGCTCAACGCTGGCGTCAAGGTCAACGTCATCCCCGCGTCAGCGGAGGCACAGCTCGATGTACGGTGCCTGCCCGGCACGGAGGACGAGGTCGTCGCGACCCTCGTGCACCTGATCGGCGACGACGTGGAGTGGGAATTCCTCTCCCGATGTTCTCCCGTGACGGCGCCGTACCCCTCGCACTGGTTCGACGCGATGCGCGCCGCGATCCTCACCCAGGACCCGGCCGCGATCACTCCCCCGGTGTGGCTGGGCGGCGGCACAGATGCGAAGGCCTTCTCCGAACTCGGCATCGCCTGCTACGGCTTCGCCCCGCTGACGACAGACCGCGCCGGACGTCATCCTGGCGGCGCCCACGGAGCGGACGAGCGGAACCCCGTGGAGGCGATCGATGGGGGCCAGCGGGTGCTCGAGCAGTTCCTGACCCATGTCTGAGCAGGGCACCGCGATCGACCCCGCGCTCGTGCGTCTCACCGACGACCGTGTCGCCTCCGGCAAGAGCCCCGCCGCCGTGCTGGCGTCGTCGGGCGGTGCGGAACCGCTCGGAGTCGGCGGCTCCGGCGACGCCGGCGACGGTTCAGCGCCCGACGCCGACACGGTCTTCCGCATCGCGTCGTGCACGAAGTCCTTCACCGCTGCCCGAGCGTTGCAGCTGCGCGACGCCGGCCTGCTCGATCTCGATCGTCCCATCGCCGAGATGCTCCCCCGACCGCCGCGGTTCGTGATTCCCGGAGGAGATGCGACCCCGCCCACTCCGCGGATGCTGCTGACCATGTCGGCGGGCCTGCCGACCGACGACGCCTGGGCGGACCGGCTGGAGTCGCTGCCGGTCACGGAGTTCGACGCGATGCTCAGCCGGGGAATCAGGTTCACCCGGCCGCCGGGGGTCGGCTACGAGTACGCGAACCTCGGGTGGGCGATCCTCGGACGGGCGCTGGAGCAGCTGGACGGGCGCCGACTGCAGGAGCAGATCGAGAAGGATCTCCTGGATCCACTCGGCCTCACCGGGGTCAGGTTCTCCCCGCCGGCGGGGCGCCGCATCGCCACCGGCTACGCCCGGCACCACGGATCCTGGCAGGCACAGGCGGTCACGTCGCCCGGAGCGTTCTCGGCGATCGGAGGGCTCTTCGCGTCGTGCGCCGACATCCTGGCCTGGGCGCGGTGGCTGGCGAGCGCTTTCGCCGAGGGACCGAGCGAACCGGACTCCGTGCTCTCGGCAGCGAGTCGCCGCGAGATGCAGCACCTCCACTGGGCCATCCCCGGCGGCGACAGCGAGGTCGCGCGCGGCTACGGGTACGGCTTGATCGTCGAGCATTCCGCGGAGCAGGGGCGTGTCGTCTCGCACTCCGGCGGCTACCCGGGCTTCTCTGCACACATGCGCTGGAGCGTGGACCGCTCGGTCGCGGTCTGCGGGTTCGAGAACGCGGGCTACTCCGGTGTGCACGAGATCGTGCGTCCCGCGTTCGCCGCGGCACTCGCCGAAGCGGTGACCGCGGCACGATCGACTCCTCCCCCGGAGCCGTGGTCCGAGACCCGAGCGGCCGTTACCCGGATCTCGGAGCTGGTGAGTGATCATGGGAACATGACCTTGTGGGACCGCGCGAACAGTGACCTGTTCGATGGGTGCATCGACCTCGACGTGTCGGTGGCGGAGCGCAGGACTCGGCTGTCACGACTCATCGACGACGTCGGCGCCCCGCTGATCCATGGGCCCGCGTCGTTCCCGACGCCCGCGCGCGCGACCTGGAGAGCGTTCGGGTCATCCGGCGCGTTCGACATCTCTCTGCAGCTGACCCCGTCGGAACCGCCTCTGGTCCAGAGATGGGACCTCGCCATGATCACCGCGGAGGACGCTCATGTCTCCTGAGCCCGCAGCGCCGGAGGAGTCAGCGCCCGGCCGCAAGGCGCAGGCGCGAAGAAGCGCGTCTCTCCTCAAGTCCCGACTGCTCAAGGAAGAGCAGACGGCCTTCGACGACGCGCTGCGCTCTTTTGCGACGAACCCCGCGTTCGAGCGCATGGCGGCCATCATCGCCCGCAGCCGCCGCCGATTCATCCTCGGGCGCGGCGATGCTCAGGAGCACGCCATGCTGCTGAGCGCGTCGCTGAAGGCCAGCTTCAGCCAGGTCTTCCTGGTGGCTCCTCCAGGGCTCGACCACCTCGACCTGCTCGCCGATGTGCGGACGGGCGACGTGCTCATCGCGATCTGCCACCGCCCGTACCGGCGCGACACCGTCGAGATCGGCCGGCTCTACGTCGCCGCCGGCGGCACGCTGATGCTGTTGACCGACAGCGCCGACTCGCCGCTGAGCGCGTTCGCCTCAGAGCAGATCATCATCGAGCACGCCACGCGCGATGCGCAAGTCGACGCCACCGCCGTCGTCCTCGCCACCCGTCTGCTGGCACGACTCGCATCGGCCAGCTCCAAAGGCGCCGTGCGGCGGGCACAGGAACGTGAACGGCTCGGCGATCTGCTCGGCCTCTACGAATCCGACATGCGCTGGGTCGGGCGCGAGCAGGGGCCGGGCGGGGCGGGGTCGTAGCGCGGGAGTCAGCCTCCCGAGGGGTTCTCGAGCGGCTTGCCGTCGTCGTCGGTGGTCTCTCGTTCGAGGATCTCCTCGGTGCTGTCGGGCGCACCGCCCGATGCGGTGTCGGCCTCTTCGTCAGGACCGGGGGTGCCCTGCGTGTTCTTCGGATCGCTCATGATTCTCTCCTTCGTTCGGTCCGGTGAGGCTACGGGGCCCGGGGCGCGGCAGCGAGGGGGTTGACGTGGATCGTCGGGGCACGAGACCTCGACCGAACGACGTAGGAATCGCGGAGGCCGATGCGGCTGGGGCGACGCGGGTGTAGGTTGCGGAGATGGAGCCGATCCGAGTGGGGCTCGTGGCCGACCCGGCTTCGCCCACGGCGGTCGCGCGTCGGATGACCGACCTCACACCGCCGCTCGCTGCTCAGGCCGACGGCTGGATCATCGAACTCGTCAGCGAGCCGTTCACCCTCGGATCTGAAGACGTCGACGCCGCGCTGGAACGGCTTCGGGCTCACGCTGCACAGAAGCGCTGGGATCTCGTCATCGGCGTCACCGAGCTTCCGCTTCGCGATGATGACGGCCGCTATCTGCTGGCGGCGATCGATCCTCGACGCCGATCCGCTGTGCTGTCATTGCCCGCGCTGGGCGGTTTCCGGGTGCAGACCCGCGCCCGCCGCGCGGTGCGAGGGCTCGTCGACGGGATGGCCGGACCAGCCGTGTCTGAGGAACAGCGCCTGCCGCTCCCCCGGCTCAGCGCCCGGGGTCGCGTGCTTCTGGGCATGGTGCTGGCCAACCGTCCCTGGCTGCTCGCGGCAGGGCTCAAGTCCGCTCTGGTCGCGGCCCTGGCGACCGGCGCGGTGGCGACGATCGAGCCGACGGTGTGGTCACTCGCCATCTCGCTGTCGGGCTGGCGTCTGGCGGCGGCGACGTTGGCCTCCATCACGATCATCATCGCCTGGATCGTGATCGACGGCAGGCTCTGGGACCGCCCCGACGACAGCTCTCCTGCAGCGCGTGAGAGATCCCGTCTCTACAACACCTCGACGCTGCTGACTCTGACCATCGGCATCATCATCTGTTATCTGGCGCTGTACGTCGTGAACCTGGCCTGGGCGTTCTTCGTGCTCGACCCGACGGTGATGAGCGAGTCCCTCGGCCGAGCCGTCGGAGCGGGTGATCTGTTCGTGCTCAGCTGGTTCGTCGCGTCGGCGGCGACACTCGGCGGGGCGCTCGGCACCGGCTTGGAGTCCGACGATGCGATCCGTGCTGCCACGTATTCGAAGCGCGAAGAGGAGCGACGCGCGCGCCTGGCTGATGAGCGCGTCTGAGTCGGCGATGCACGATGGGCGCGGTCACTGGTCTCACCGGGATGCGTCCACGGTGAGACCAGTTCGCTGCCCACGCGATCGCGGAGCTATGACTTCCTAGAAGTCCCAGTCGTCGTCTTCCGTGGCCTCGGCCTTGCCGATGACGTAGGAGGAACCCGAACCGGAGAAGAAGTCGTGGTTCTCGTCGGCATTCGGCGAGAGCGCCGACAGGATCGCCGGGTTCACGTTCGTGACGGTCGACGGGAACATCGCTTCGTAGCCGAGGTTCATCAGCGCCTTGTTGGCGTTGTAGTGCAGGAACTTCTTGACGTCTTCGGTCAGGCCGACGCCGTCGTAGAGGTCCTGCGTGTACTGCACCTCGTTGTCGTAGAGCTCGAACAACAGGTTGAAGGTGTAGTCCTTCAGCTCCTGACGACGCTCTTCGGTCTCGTTCTCGAGACCCTTCTGGAACTTGTAGCCGATGTAGTACCCGTGCACGGCCTCGTCACGGATGATGAGGCGGATCAGGTCGGCCGTGTTCGTGAGCTTCGCCTTGGACGACCAGTAGATCGGCAGGTAGAAGCCCGAGTAGAACAGGAACGACTCGAGCAGGGTCGAGGCGACCTTGCGCTTGAGCGGGTCATCACCCTGGTAGTAGTCCATGATGATCTGAGCCTTCTTCTGAAGGTTCGGGTTCTCGGTGGACCACCGGAACGCCTCGTCGATCTCCTTCGTCGACGCGAGCGTCGAGAAGATCGAGGAGTAGCTCTTCGCGTGCACCGACTCCATGAAGGCGATGTTGGTGTACACCGCCTCCTCGTGAGGAGTGATCGCGTCAGGGATGAGCGAGACGGCGCCCACTGTGCCCTGGATCGTGTCGAGCAGCGTCAGACCGGTGAAGACGCGCATGGTGAGCAGCTGCTCTTCGGGCGTCAGCGTGTTCCAGGACTGGATGTCGTTGGACAGCGGCACCTTCTCGGGCAACCAGAAGTTGTTCACCAGACGGTTCCAGACCTCGAGGTCCTTGTCGTCGATGATGCGGTTCCAGTTGATCGCCTGCACGCTGTCGACCAGCTTGATCGGGGGGTGGGGAGTCATGTCTTCGTCGTTTCTCGAGTCAGTGAGCAGGTCAGAGCATGCAGGAGACGCACTCGGTCATGTCGGTGCCCTCGAGCGCCATCTGACGCAGACGGATGTAGTAGATCGTCTTGATGCCCTTGCGCCATGCGTAGATCTGCGCCTTGTTGATGTCACGCGTGGTGGCGGTGTCCTTGAAGAACAGCGTC
It encodes:
- a CDS encoding ABC transporter permease, coding for MSDNVVTGGGDTLVPSGAPAVDIDEPRRGTSWARYTLGKAGGALVSLLMVIVLGFFAFRILPGDPVRSLTHGRRVSVDQLEAIRRELGLDQPLPNQFWRYLTDLLRGDLGYSYTNNEEVSRLILDRMGPTLLLTGTAFAISLALGLWLGQRAAWRRGSLFDRVHTGIALTLWSVPTFWFGLLLLLLFAGTLHWFPTGGMVTAGANLEGLAYVLDVAHHLVLPAITMAAVVYAQYLLVMRASLLEEMTADYLVTARAKGLNEDRVRRVHAVPNALLPTVTLIFLAIGGLISGGVSVETVFSWPGLGYLTFQALSAPDFPVLQGTFVVFSAIVIAMNFIADLVYRVLDPRLRTA
- a CDS encoding ABC transporter substrate-binding protein, with the translated sequence MALIGAGAIVFGGTVAGAGAAAAEEEGAQARISLTGDVETLNPFLSVLSTSDSILMYQYEPLVAWAAEDNSEYPAIAESWEANADGTEWTFHLEPDAMWSDGEPIVADDVIWTIEAIQDNDALKMAKGSLVENIESIEAPDELTVVMTMENPQAPNPGADLPIVPRHVWAELDDPAAYENDADTVGSGPFIITESSKTNGVTMTANPHYRHGEAKIGSLVWVPYKSSDAAVQALKTGEVDLVDGLTIAQFDSLDGVEGITTISAKGNSFSALAINPGAKDIDGNDLGDGNPVLHDKVVRQAIVRAIDNETLRAKILQGLGDPGTGTVPPRYPTFHWNIAPEELPLAYDPDEANRMLDEAGYERGADGVRLDKSGNPIDLRIMGRSSSSNSQQAADFIGPWLEEIGIKTTVSMLSDAQVNDESVLGRYDMYFTGWGMGPDPDFMMSINLCSSRPNADGSGATSESNWCDPAFDELYAQQHSETDPEKRAALILEMQQLKYDAAVNNVMFFDARFQAYRSDRFTDAQLQPAEGGVLLRQNGPWGVYSLTPVDGAGTGDGAAADGGATGWWIAGGVAAAALVGGGIVLSRRRSQAGDRE
- a CDS encoding M20/M25/M40 family metallo-hydrolase — its product is MSHPSTASRLSAAELCARLIRFDTSNYGDGRSAGEHDIASWIHSALKHAGYAAQIVGPEPARASVVLRVPGEDRTLPALLVHAHTDVVPVEPSQWSVPAFAGHIADGYVWGRGATDMKDMVASVLRTLLNWAENDIRPQRDIVVAFVADEESGGEHGATWLVRNMPEFFTGVEVAIGESGGDATELVSNDGTPLRVYPIATGERGTLQLRIHARGTGGHGSRPQADQALTRVIDTCQRINAYRWPLRLTDTVREYIATIDHALGNEPRLDTDAGIAASIRRLGPAGEVAEAITRCTATTTVLNAGVKVNVIPASAEAQLDVRCLPGTEDEVVATLVHLIGDDVEWEFLSRCSPVTAPYPSHWFDAMRAAILTQDPAAITPPVWLGGGTDAKAFSELGIACYGFAPLTTDRAGRHPGGAHGADERNPVEAIDGGQRVLEQFLTHV
- a CDS encoding serine hydrolase domain-containing protein, encoding MSEQGTAIDPALVRLTDDRVASGKSPAAVLASSGGAEPLGVGGSGDAGDGSAPDADTVFRIASCTKSFTAARALQLRDAGLLDLDRPIAEMLPRPPRFVIPGGDATPPTPRMLLTMSAGLPTDDAWADRLESLPVTEFDAMLSRGIRFTRPPGVGYEYANLGWAILGRALEQLDGRRLQEQIEKDLLDPLGLTGVRFSPPAGRRIATGYARHHGSWQAQAVTSPGAFSAIGGLFASCADILAWARWLASAFAEGPSEPDSVLSAASRREMQHLHWAIPGGDSEVARGYGYGLIVEHSAEQGRVVSHSGGYPGFSAHMRWSVDRSVAVCGFENAGYSGVHEIVRPAFAAALAEAVTAARSTPPPEPWSETRAAVTRISELVSDHGNMTLWDRANSDLFDGCIDLDVSVAERRTRLSRLIDDVGAPLIHGPASFPTPARATWRAFGSSGAFDISLQLTPSEPPLVQRWDLAMITAEDAHVS
- a CDS encoding MurR/RpiR family transcriptional regulator yields the protein MSPEPAAPEESAPGRKAQARRSASLLKSRLLKEEQTAFDDALRSFATNPAFERMAAIIARSRRRFILGRGDAQEHAMLLSASLKASFSQVFLVAPPGLDHLDLLADVRTGDVLIAICHRPYRRDTVEIGRLYVAAGGTLMLLTDSADSPLSAFASEQIIIEHATRDAQVDATAVVLATRLLARLASASSKGAVRRAQERERLGDLLGLYESDMRWVGREQGPGGAGS
- the nrdF gene encoding class 1b ribonucleoside-diphosphate reductase subunit beta, whose protein sequence is MTPHPPIKLVDSVQAINWNRIIDDKDLEVWNRLVNNFWLPEKVPLSNDIQSWNTLTPEEQLLTMRVFTGLTLLDTIQGTVGAVSLIPDAITPHEEAVYTNIAFMESVHAKSYSSIFSTLASTKEIDEAFRWSTENPNLQKKAQIIMDYYQGDDPLKRKVASTLLESFLFYSGFYLPIYWSSKAKLTNTADLIRLIIRDEAVHGYYIGYKFQKGLENETEERRQELKDYTFNLLFELYDNEVQYTQDLYDGVGLTEDVKKFLHYNANKALMNLGYEAMFPSTVTNVNPAILSALSPNADENHDFFSGSGSSYVIGKAEATEDDDWDF